The following DNA comes from Croceicoccus sp. YJ47.
CCGGCGTGCAATGCGCTGCTCGATGCCGAGGTGCCGCCTGTGCAAACCGCGAGCCGCGCCCGGTGCGTCGCATCGTTGCAGATCGCCGCCGCCGCAACGACGGGCGCGGAGGCGGAACGTTTGCGCGCGCGTGCGGCCCGGCTGGGCGAAACGCTGCGCCGGGACGAAGGGGCCGAAACCGCCGAGCGCGCCATCGCCGCCGCGCGTGAGGGCATGTTGAACGGCCGTGCGGGTTCGCTCCCCGCGGATTGCGACGGGGGCGGCGCTGCGCCCGGTTTGGAACTGGTCAAACCGGATTGAAGCGCGCATGATGGCGAACGCGTATCGAAGGGGATGCGCGAGGACCGGGAACCGCCATGTATATCGCTCTCATCCTGATCGTCGTGCTGGCGATCGTCATCCTGTTTTCCAGCGTGCGCGTGGTCCGGCAGGGCTATGTCTACACGATCGAGCGGCTGGGCCGGTTTACCAAGCCTGCGCATCCCGGCCTCCATGTGATCGTGCCGTTCGTCGATCGCGTCGGTCAGAAGATCAACATGATGGAGCAGGTGCTCGACATTCCGGGGCAGGAGATCATCACCAAGGACAACGCCATGGTCGGCGTCGATGCGGTGGTGTTTTTCCAGGTGCTCGACGCGGGCAAGGCGGCCTATGAAATCTCCGGCCTGCACAATGCGATACAGGCGCTCACCACCACCAATCTGCGCACGGTCATGGGGTCGATGGACCTCGATGAAACCTTGTCGAAGCGGGACGAGATCAATGCCCGGCTGCTGTCGGTCGTGGATCATGCGACCTCGCCCTGGGGGCTGAAGGTGACGCGGGTCGAGATCATGGACATCCGCCCGCCCAAGGATATTTCCGACGCCATGGCCCGGCAGATGAAGGCCGAGCGGCTGAAACGCGCGCAGATCCTCGATGCAGAAGGAAGCCGGGCCGCAGAAATCCTGCGCGCGGAGGGGGAGAAGCAGGCCCGCATCCTGGATGCCGAGGGGCGCCGCGAATCCGCATTCCGCGATGCCGAGGCGCGCGAACGCGAGGCCGAGGCCGAGGCCCGCGCGACACAGGTCGTGTCCGATGCCATCGCGTCGTCGGGGACGCAGGCGCTGAACTATTTCGTGGCGCAGAAATATGTGTCGGCGGTGGAGGAATTCGCCCGCTCGCCCAATGCGAAGACGATCCTGTTCCCGGTCGAGGCGACGCAGCTCATCGGCTCGCTCGGCGGGATCGGCGAGCTGGTGCGCGATGCGGTGACCCCGCCCGCCGGCGCGGCCAAGGCGGATGCGCCGCGCGCCCAGCCCGCGCCTTCCGACAATGGCACGCCGTTCCCGCCGCGGCCCACCGTTCCCGCCACCCGGGACGATCGCGCGTAATGGACTGGCTCGGCGAACTCGATGGGGAATGGGCATGGGTCGTGATCGGCATCGTGCTGGCGACGGCGGAACTGATCGTGCCGGGCTATTTCCTGATCTGGATGGCCGCCGCCGCGCTGGCCACCGCGCTGATCGCGGCGGTGACGGCGGTGGGGATCGAGATACAGCTGCTCAGCTTTGCGGTGTTTTCCGTATTCTCGGTGGCGGCGGCGAAGAACTGGCTCAATTCCTATCCCATCGAATCGTCCGATCCGTTGATGAACGATCGCGGCGGGCGGTTGATCGGCCAGGGCGTCATCGTCACGCAACCGATCGAAAGCGGCGAGGGGCGCGTGCGCCACGGGGACAGCGAATGGTCCGCACGCGGTCCCGATGCGCCGGTGGGCACGCGGCTTACCGTCATCGGGCACGATGGCACCACGCTTGTTGTCGGACCGCCGAAGGCTCCCCATATCGGCAGCAACAGCGAAATCATGCCGTAAGGAATTGACGATGGCCGACAAGATGAACCTCTCCGACGCGGAATGGCGTGACCGGCTCACGCCAGAGGAATATCACGTCCTGCGCGAAGGCGGGACCGAGCGGGCCTTTACCGGTGAATATAATGCCAAGAAGGAACCCGGCATCTACAAATGCGCGGGCTGCGGCACGCCCTTGTTCCCGTCCGACACCAAATATGACAGCGGTTCCGGCTGGCCCAGCTTCTACGCCCCGCTGGACGAGAGTGCGGTCGAGGAAAAGACCGATACCTCGCACGGCATGGTCCGGACCGAGGCGCGCTGCGCCACGTGCGAAGGGCATCTGGGCCACGTGTTTCCCGACGGGCCGAACCCGACCGGCCTGCGCTATTGCATGAACAGCGCGAGCCTGGACTTCGAACCGAAGGACGATTGAGCGCGGCGCACCCCGTTTCGCCCGTCGCCCGCTTCCTGCCTTGCGTTCATCGAAGGTTGTGGCACGCCTGTGCATCTGTCGCTAGACACAGGCGCGAAGCGGGGCCTTCCCGCGGCAGATTGACGGATCAGAATGGCGAACGACAGCAGGCGGCGACCCACTCCGCGCCGGCCGCGCAAACCCGAAAAGCGGAAACGGCGCTGGCTTGGCC
Coding sequences within:
- a CDS encoding SPFH domain-containing protein; the protein is MYIALILIVVLAIVILFSSVRVVRQGYVYTIERLGRFTKPAHPGLHVIVPFVDRVGQKINMMEQVLDIPGQEIITKDNAMVGVDAVVFFQVLDAGKAAYEISGLHNAIQALTTTNLRTVMGSMDLDETLSKRDEINARLLSVVDHATSPWGLKVTRVEIMDIRPPKDISDAMARQMKAERLKRAQILDAEGSRAAEILRAEGEKQARILDAEGRRESAFRDAEAREREAEAEARATQVVSDAIASSGTQALNYFVAQKYVSAVEEFARSPNAKTILFPVEATQLIGSLGGIGELVRDAVTPPAGAAKADAPRAQPAPSDNGTPFPPRPTVPATRDDRA
- a CDS encoding NfeD family protein; translated protein: MDWLGELDGEWAWVVIGIVLATAELIVPGYFLIWMAAAALATALIAAVTAVGIEIQLLSFAVFSVFSVAAAKNWLNSYPIESSDPLMNDRGGRLIGQGVIVTQPIESGEGRVRHGDSEWSARGPDAPVGTRLTVIGHDGTTLVVGPPKAPHIGSNSEIMP
- the msrB gene encoding peptide-methionine (R)-S-oxide reductase MsrB, producing the protein MADKMNLSDAEWRDRLTPEEYHVLREGGTERAFTGEYNAKKEPGIYKCAGCGTPLFPSDTKYDSGSGWPSFYAPLDESAVEEKTDTSHGMVRTEARCATCEGHLGHVFPDGPNPTGLRYCMNSASLDFEPKDD